From Methanobacterium alcaliphilum, a single genomic window includes:
- a CDS encoding GNAT family N-acetyltransferase, whose amino-acid sequence MISLKKASLKKRKETYEWLYYSDFSPFLNRLQGYSEKDIPTYSEFKKDYADYFFNDTHPDKGRGFLIIHNTNYFEEEIGFISYTTFHLKPGFAELDIWLKSLKYTGKEYGISAINLLSDKLSKNGYHTFIMRPSKKNIVAINAYKKAGFNESNLEAQHYYKKDFLEEYCQGDYGPGQDIFLVKHSHPKE is encoded by the coding sequence ATGATTTCTTTAAAAAAAGCTTCTCTAAAAAAAAGAAAAGAGACGTATGAATGGTTATATTATTCTGATTTTTCCCCATTTCTAAATCGGCTTCAAGGATACAGTGAAAAAGACATCCCCACTTATTCAGAATTTAAAAAAGATTATGCCGACTATTTTTTTAATGATACCCATCCCGATAAAGGAAGAGGTTTTTTGATTATTCACAATACTAATTATTTTGAAGAAGAAATTGGATTCATTTCATATACTACTTTTCATCTAAAGCCAGGGTTTGCTGAGTTGGATATATGGCTTAAAAGCTTAAAATACACTGGAAAAGAATATGGAATCTCTGCTATTAATTTATTATCTGATAAATTATCCAAAAATGGATATCATACATTTATAATGCGCCCGTCCAAAAAGAACATTGTAGCCATAAATGCCTATAAAAAAGCAGGATTTAATGAATCAAATTTAGAAGCACAACATTATTATAAAAAAGATTTTTTAGAAGAATATTGCCAGGGCGACTATGGTCCAGGGCAGGATATATTTCTGGTAAAACACTCCCATCCCAAAGAATAG
- a CDS encoding GyrI-like domain-containing protein, producing MKIEIKKIPEYQTAYIFYKGSYEKIPEILGSVVGWLMEKNVEIQMPVYGTYFNSPLEVSEEELEWEMGASFNGKLKAEDNIQIKTVPEQTVVSTIFKGPYGEASSVYVDLFEYAEKEGYQIFGPVTEIYMNSPEFVPESELLTEVQFPVSKK from the coding sequence ATGAAAATTGAAATAAAAAAGATTCCAGAATATCAGACCGCCTATATTTTCTATAAAGGAAGTTATGAAAAAATCCCTGAAATTTTAGGCAGTGTTGTAGGGTGGTTAATGGAGAAAAATGTGGAAATACAAATGCCCGTTTATGGAACCTATTTCAATTCACCACTGGAGGTGAGTGAAGAAGAACTGGAATGGGAAATGGGTGCTTCATTCAATGGAAAATTAAAAGCAGAAGATAATATTCAAATAAAAACTGTTCCAGAGCAGACTGTTGTTTCAACCATCTTCAAAGGGCCTTATGGTGAAGCATCTTCAGTATATGTGGATTTATTTGAATACGCTGAAAAAGAAGGATACCAGATTTTTGGTCCGGTGACTGAGATTTATATGAACAGCCCTGAATTTGTTCCAGAAAGTGAATTACTTACTGAGGTCCAATTCCCTGTGTCTAAAAAGTGA
- a CDS encoding MBL fold metallo-hydrolase, with translation MEVFPGIYQFKRGANFYLVDGDKMTLIDTGMPGSSAELFDFVEKTLKRDLNDIKTIILTHHDFDHVGDLAKIKKRTGAKIAIHKDDVDYVTGKKEDKSLPWFAKIFIKLAKYIYRPENVEVDILLDEDDQIGPYHVIHMPGHTPGSIGLYDKKNKVLFVGDNLGYMKNKIEGPPSLFTPDMMQAEKSLKKLRGLDVKAIFTGHSKGVTSKASLKLNDYLDNLA, from the coding sequence ATGGAAGTATTTCCTGGAATATATCAATTTAAAAGAGGAGCCAATTTTTACTTGGTGGATGGAGATAAAATGACTCTAATTGACACTGGAATGCCAGGTAGCAGCGCTGAACTATTTGATTTTGTGGAAAAAACATTAAAAAGAGATTTAAATGATATTAAAACTATAATTTTAACCCACCATGACTTTGACCATGTAGGGGATCTGGCTAAAATAAAAAAAAGAACCGGTGCAAAAATAGCAATACACAAAGACGATGTGGATTACGTAACTGGAAAAAAAGAAGATAAATCCTTACCATGGTTTGCCAAAATATTCATAAAATTGGCTAAATACATATATCGCCCAGAAAATGTTGAGGTGGATATTTTACTGGATGAGGATGATCAAATTGGACCATACCATGTTATTCACATGCCGGGTCATACTCCCGGCAGCATAGGCCTATATGATAAAAAAAATAAGGTTTTATTTGTTGGAGATAACTTAGGATATATGAAAAATAAAATTGAGGGCCCACCGTCGCTATTTACTCCAGATATGATGCAAGCAGAAAAATCATTAAAGAAACTCAGGGGACTGGATGTTAAAGCAATTTTCACAGGCCATAGTAAAGGAGTCACTTCCAAAGCTTCTTTAAAATTAAATGATTATCTGGATAACCTTGCATGA
- a CDS encoding (Fe-S)-binding protein — MESKNEKKEWLESDCSPFSSLYCNLKIRLTGNLNEKNLSDLYNCNLCNQCGLAGVNQSAREKAVNKNLIMRHVAEIRENIREYGNSYGETPNYLNPTSKEKITKTILFRGCTPLYKTPEILESVENLLKSQNIEYEFMNDENCCGNILFNLGDNESAQELVRENIAKLKKSGVKRIITVCPGCYNAFNKYYVGENGFNVEVILAIDLLSNLTISNKNYVVQESCHGREKTSEVIKVFTNSKEITKNLCCGAGAGVLAYNEKMAASKANDLIKNNSQKIVTYCPFCYINLSAYSTNIFDIYVLLDSQYNNIKIID; from the coding sequence ATGGAATCAAAAAATGAAAAGAAAGAATGGTTAGAATCTGATTGTTCACCTTTCAGTTCTCTCTACTGCAATTTAAAGATAAGATTAACTGGCAATTTAAATGAAAAGAATCTCAGCGACCTTTATAATTGTAATTTATGTAATCAATGTGGTCTGGCCGGTGTTAATCAGAGCGCACGGGAAAAAGCAGTTAATAAAAACTTGATTATGCGCCATGTGGCTGAAATCAGGGAGAATATTCGCGAATATGGGAATTCATATGGTGAAACTCCAAATTATTTAAACCCCACTTCAAAGGAGAAGATAACAAAAACTATTCTATTTAGAGGATGTACTCCGCTTTATAAAACTCCTGAAATATTAGAATCTGTTGAAAATTTACTAAAGTCTCAAAATATTGAATATGAATTTATGAATGATGAAAACTGCTGTGGAAATATATTGTTTAATTTAGGGGATAATGAATCTGCACAAGAACTAGTAAGGGAAAATATTGCAAAACTCAAAAAATCAGGCGTAAAAAGAATAATTACCGTCTGTCCTGGCTGTTATAATGCATTTAATAAATATTATGTGGGGGAAAATGGATTTAATGTGGAAGTAATATTGGCCATTGATCTTTTAAGTAACTTAACCATAAGCAATAAAAATTACGTGGTACAGGAATCATGCCATGGTCGGGAAAAAACGAGTGAAGTAATTAAAGTATTTACAAATTCCAAAGAAATAACTAAAAACCTGTGTTGTGGTGCAGGGGCTGGTGTTTTAGCCTATAATGAAAAAATGGCTGCTTCAAAGGCAAATGATTTGATAAAAAATAATTCACAGAAAATCGTAACTTACTGTCCATTCTGTTATATTAATTTATCAGCCTATTCCACAAATATTTTTGATATATACGTGCTGCTGGATTCTCAGTATAATAATATTAAAATAATTGATTAG
- a CDS encoding GbsR/MarR family transcriptional regulator has product MSEKEALKEEFKELVYRSFRALGLEDFPSKLMSTLLSEPKEISLGELSEMTGYSLSALSTSLKAMEDRDLVKRFKKPKSRKVYVVMDKDVVTLYMQLQKKRYDQSLMPTLRKTPKLIEKFQSINESNGELELLEDFYQQMIFLEEESRKFIESLEKWREI; this is encoded by the coding sequence ATGTCAGAAAAAGAAGCATTAAAAGAAGAATTTAAAGAATTAGTCTACCGCAGCTTCAGGGCATTAGGACTGGAAGACTTCCCTTCAAAATTAATGTCAACTCTACTGAGCGAACCAAAAGAGATATCATTAGGTGAGTTATCTGAAATGACGGGTTACAGTTTATCTGCACTGAGCACATCCTTAAAGGCAATGGAAGACAGGGATCTTGTGAAACGCTTTAAAAAACCAAAGTCTCGAAAGGTTTACGTGGTCATGGATAAGGATGTTGTGACATTATATATGCAGCTCCAGAAAAAAAGGTACGACCAAAGTTTAATGCCTACATTAAGAAAAACACCTAAATTAATTGAAAAATTTCAATCTATTAATGAATCTAATGGAGAACTAGAACTTTTAGAAGACTTTTATCAACAAATGATCTTTTTAGAAGAAGAAAGTCGAAAATTTATAGAATCCCTGGAAAAATGGCGAGAAATATAG
- a CDS encoding nitroreductase family protein, producing MNQVIKTIKTRRSERKYSDEQIKDEELNEIMEAAIYAPSGHNEQSWHFTIIQNKDLINEISNGAKEVMKKCDVEWIAKMGAVKELNIFHRAPTVIIVSGRKNAVTPEIDCSAAVQNMLLAAESLEIGSCWIGFAKFYFQSAENMEKFKIPDGYEVYFGVSLGYKVRNIKNALERKRDVFTYFK from the coding sequence GTGAATCAAGTAATAAAAACCATAAAAACTAGAAGAAGTGAGCGTAAATACTCTGATGAACAAATAAAGGATGAAGAATTAAATGAAATAATGGAAGCAGCAATATATGCACCTAGTGGTCATAATGAACAATCTTGGCATTTTACCATTATTCAAAATAAAGACTTAATTAATGAAATCAGTAACGGTGCTAAAGAAGTAATGAAGAAATGTGATGTGGAATGGATAGCAAAAATGGGGGCTGTAAAAGAACTAAACATATTCCACAGAGCACCTACTGTAATCATTGTTTCCGGCAGAAAAAATGCAGTAACTCCTGAAATTGACTGTTCAGCAGCTGTTCAAAATATGCTTCTGGCAGCAGAGAGTCTGGAAATTGGATCCTGTTGGATCGGCTTTGCAAAATTTTACTTCCAAAGTGCTGAAAACATGGAAAAATTCAAAATACCTGATGGATATGAGGTTTATTTCGGTGTATCGTTAGGATATAAAGTTAGAAATATTAAAAATGCATTGGAACGCAAAAGAGATGTCTTCACCTATTTCAAGTGA
- a CDS encoding TrkH family potassium uptake protein — translation MQQVNRLSKKEISTIFHYTGDVCLLLGIAILIPIIISLIYNEHNYIIPFLSTSIITLIFGFTAKKFFKKGPNMSLKVAMVFSTVIWLIASAVSALPFYFSGELSYLNAYFEALSGFTTTGFSMFTNLDGLSHTINFWRAFTQWLGGLGIIFLVLALLRSTGADVMRLYLAEGRDERLLPSVKHTTRTIVYIYVGLTGLAIFLFIIAGMPIFDSIFHAFTALSTGGFGMHNSSLLYYNSIWIEIAAMIIMIMGATNFALHYTVIKGNWKEYFKDIETKVAFALIIISTSLITIMLLKNQVYGTDLLTNLRFGLFQAVSAISTTGLQTAFYPDIITKWIGLGLFLITLLMIIGAGSCSTGGGIKWLRFGILLKGMIWQVKSFILPGKAIVPKKIHHVSELKITDDVLRLTGAFVFTYFVVYIVSVILILIYYNDISQVIFEVASALSNVGLSSGILTPDSPVLVKIVFMINFWMGRLEIWPVLLLIVITIQNTRRR, via the coding sequence ATGCAACAGGTAAATCGACTGAGTAAAAAAGAAATATCCACCATATTTCATTATACTGGAGATGTTTGTCTTTTACTAGGTATAGCCATCTTAATACCAATCATAATATCCTTAATTTACAATGAACACAATTATATCATTCCATTTTTATCTACAAGCATTATAACTTTGATTTTTGGTTTTACTGCAAAAAAATTCTTTAAAAAAGGACCAAACATGTCACTTAAAGTGGCCATGGTCTTTTCCACAGTAATTTGGCTTATCGCTAGTGCTGTGAGTGCTTTACCATTCTATTTTTCTGGTGAACTTAGTTATTTAAATGCATATTTTGAAGCATTATCAGGTTTTACAACTACTGGTTTTAGTATGTTCACCAATTTAGATGGTCTTTCCCACACCATAAACTTTTGGAGAGCATTTACACAATGGCTTGGAGGATTAGGAATCATATTTCTTGTTTTAGCACTTTTAAGATCCACCGGAGCTGATGTTATGCGTCTTTATCTGGCTGAAGGGCGTGATGAAAGACTGTTACCTAGTGTTAAACATACCACCAGAACCATTGTTTATATTTATGTTGGTTTAACCGGCTTGGCTATTTTTTTGTTTATTATTGCAGGAATGCCTATTTTTGACTCAATATTCCATGCATTCACTGCTTTATCAACTGGAGGTTTTGGAATGCACAATTCCAGCCTTTTGTATTATAATAGCATTTGGATTGAAATAGCTGCCATGATAATAATGATAATGGGTGCTACAAACTTCGCATTACATTATACAGTTATTAAAGGAAACTGGAAGGAATATTTCAAAGATATAGAGACTAAAGTGGCATTTGCCCTTATAATAATATCTACCTCCCTAATAACAATTATGCTGTTAAAAAATCAGGTTTATGGTACCGATTTATTAACTAATCTTAGATTCGGTCTTTTCCAAGCAGTTTCTGCAATTTCAACAACAGGATTGCAAACTGCATTTTATCCAGATATCATAACAAAATGGATTGGATTGGGATTATTCTTAATCACATTACTCATGATTATTGGTGCAGGTTCTTGTTCCACCGGAGGAGGTATTAAGTGGCTTAGATTTGGTATTTTATTAAAAGGGATGATTTGGCAAGTTAAATCTTTTATATTGCCCGGAAAAGCCATTGTTCCCAAAAAAATACATCACGTCAGTGAATTAAAAATTACGGATGATGTTTTGAGACTAACCGGAGCCTTTGTTTTTACTTATTTTGTAGTTTATATTGTAAGTGTTATACTGATTCTCATATACTACAACGATATATCTCAAGTGATTTTTGAAGTTGCATCCGCTTTAAGTAATGTAGGGCTTTCCAGTGGCATTTTGACACCAGATTCTCCAGTTCTTGTGAAAATAGTTTTTATGATAAATTTCTGGATGGGTAGGCTTGAAATATGGCCGGTTCTACTTTTAATAGTAATTACTATTCAAAATACAAGAAGAAGATAA
- a CDS encoding GyrI-like domain-containing protein produces the protein MKIEEKTIEEEQIAVIKHIGPVEEMGSLIEKIEIWAAAEDIELNGPPFAIYYNYPQKENADKTVYDIGFPVEGDVKGNQNISIATIPEHKVVYAIYIGPYSEIQKTYQKMVNFVMTNHYDVIGSPKEIYHNSPQEVAAGELMTEIQFPVIHMG, from the coding sequence TTGAAAATCGAAGAAAAAACAATCGAAGAAGAGCAAATAGCTGTGATTAAACACATCGGTCCTGTTGAAGAAATGGGATCCCTAATTGAAAAAATTGAAATATGGGCTGCTGCAGAAGACATCGAATTAAATGGCCCTCCTTTTGCAATTTATTACAATTATCCTCAAAAAGAAAATGCAGATAAGACGGTTTATGATATTGGTTTTCCCGTGGAAGGGGACGTGAAAGGAAACCAAAACATATCCATTGCCACTATACCCGAACACAAAGTAGTTTATGCCATTTATATAGGGCCCTACTCTGAAATTCAAAAAACTTATCAAAAAATGGTTAATTTCGTGATGACCAATCATTACGATGTTATTGGGTCACCTAAAGAAATATACCACAACTCACCCCAGGAAGTGGCCGCCGGTGAGTTGATGACAGAGATACAATTCCCAGTTATCCACATGGGATAA
- the pscS gene encoding O-phospho-L-seryl-tRNA:Cys-tRNA synthase: MECQDYGLSRTLERENLNLNPLQRGGLLSAKAREALYEFGDGYSVCDYCAGRLDEVAKPSINGFLEDLAKFINVDAVRTVHGAREGKFAVMHAMCEKGDTVLVDGNAHYTTHLAVERNHLNMIEVPNNGAPEFEITPEKYRETLENAIDQNKNVKLALLTHVDGDYGNLTDAKQIGKICKDAGIPVALNCAYSMGRLPIDAKAMNMDFVVGSGHKSMAASGPIGVLGMKEEWADLLLQRSSRHEKKEIEMLGCTSRGAPIATLMASLPHVIERVSKWDVEVEKTRNFVSQMEEIDGVVQVGMRPTEHDLVRFETPKFHEIADKHPRRGFFLYEELKKRKIVGIKRGQTQWFKCSTYGLSQKQVDYIARSFQEIAKTAI, encoded by the coding sequence ATGGAATGTCAAGATTATGGTCTAAGTCGGACTTTAGAACGGGAAAATTTAAATTTAAACCCATTACAAAGGGGTGGATTGTTATCAGCAAAGGCCAGAGAAGCACTATATGAATTCGGAGACGGTTATAGTGTATGTGATTACTGTGCCGGTAGGTTAGACGAAGTTGCCAAACCATCCATAAATGGGTTTTTAGAAGATCTGGCAAAATTCATCAATGTAGACGCTGTTCGAACGGTACATGGTGCGCGGGAAGGAAAATTTGCAGTCATGCATGCTATGTGTGAAAAAGGGGATACTGTGCTGGTAGATGGGAATGCTCACTACACCACGCACTTGGCTGTGGAGAGAAACCACCTCAACATGATTGAGGTGCCAAACAATGGAGCCCCTGAATTTGAAATAACACCAGAAAAGTACAGAGAAACCCTGGAAAATGCTATTGATCAAAATAAGAATGTTAAACTTGCTCTTTTAACTCATGTGGATGGAGATTATGGTAATTTAACTGATGCTAAACAGATTGGAAAAATCTGTAAAGATGCAGGGATTCCAGTTGCCTTAAACTGCGCTTACTCCATGGGCAGACTCCCTATTGATGCCAAGGCAATGAACATGGACTTTGTGGTGGGCAGTGGCCACAAGAGTATGGCTGCCTCTGGCCCCATAGGAGTATTGGGAATGAAAGAAGAATGGGCTGATTTATTACTGCAAAGGTCTTCAAGGCATGAAAAGAAGGAAATTGAGATGCTTGGATGTACCAGTAGGGGAGCACCTATTGCTACTTTGATGGCATCATTACCTCATGTAATTGAACGTGTCAGTAAATGGGATGTGGAAGTGGAAAAGACACGAAATTTTGTATCACAAATGGAAGAAATTGATGGTGTAGTGCAGGTTGGTATGAGGCCTACGGAACATGACCTGGTAAGATTTGAAACACCAAAATTCCATGAAATTGCGGATAAACATCCCCGCAGGGGATTCTTCTTATATGAAGAACTTAAAAAGAGAAAAATTGTTGGCATAAAAAGGGGTCAAACCCAGTGGTTCAAGTGCAGTACCTATGGATTGAGCCAGAAACAGGTAGACTATATTGCTAGATCCTTCCAGGAGATTGCAAAAACTGCTATCTAA
- a CDS encoding NTPase, whose product MTNKRVLITGSPGVGKTTLLYRIRDSLTEKNLLIGGVFCPEIITHGQRSGFAIINIMTGQKGLLSCKDCEGPKVGSYGVSLENLKNIGAKALEMALGRADYILIDEIGPMELKSPEFFRAIEKVFDSSKNVIAVIHKKSNNPVVLNIKNREDVVLFDINLENSGLVYGEIVRLLDL is encoded by the coding sequence TTGACAAATAAGAGGGTTTTAATTACGGGAAGCCCTGGTGTGGGAAAAACAACTCTTTTATATCGAATTAGGGATTCATTAACTGAGAAAAATCTTTTAATTGGAGGGGTATTCTGCCCAGAGATCATTACCCATGGCCAAAGATCAGGTTTTGCTATAATTAATATCATGACCGGCCAAAAAGGATTACTTTCCTGTAAAGATTGTGAAGGCCCTAAGGTGGGGAGTTATGGGGTCAGCCTCGAAAATTTAAAGAATATTGGCGCTAAAGCATTGGAAATGGCACTTGGGAGAGCGGACTATATTTTGATTGATGAGATTGGGCCTATGGAACTAAAAAGCCCTGAGTTTTTCAGGGCTATTGAGAAAGTATTTGATAGTTCGAAAAACGTGATAGCAGTTATTCATAAAAAATCAAATAATCCTGTGGTTTTAAATATTAAAAATAGGGAAGATGTGGTTTTATTTGACATTAATCTGGAAAATAGTGGTCTTGTTTATGGGGAGATTGTGAGATTATTGGATTTATAA
- a CDS encoding zinc-ribbon domain-containing protein encodes MNCKKCGAELEKNDQFCYNCGFDLSMDQAMGENILNTPQRGGEKPIKSRFSSTSPEKFDSSLKRTANRENQIDNALKNESSNSLTDSQSHANGSKMHDAPKKSNKTASSIFTVLLILFLGGVAGNMWISGHDGTADTLPVVVNQTNYTPEDYMIQNNPENTTQAVQQNTTTQNNIQPTLNVNKDSKCSYCGGNGKIKCHSCGGIGFLTCNACGGDGLLENGESCQSCGGQGRVVCIKCQATGYITCSRCGGTGHK; translated from the coding sequence ATGAACTGTAAAAAATGCGGAGCTGAACTTGAAAAAAATGACCAGTTCTGCTATAACTGTGGCTTTGATTTATCCATGGACCAGGCCATGGGTGAAAATATATTAAATACTCCACAACGGGGTGGAGAAAAACCAATAAAATCCCGATTTTCTTCTACTTCTCCTGAAAAATTCGATTCATCTTTGAAAAGGACAGCAAATAGGGAAAACCAGATTGACAATGCTCTTAAGAATGAATCTTCTAATTCATTAACGGATTCACAATCCCATGCAAATGGATCTAAAATGCACGATGCCCCAAAAAAATCCAATAAAACAGCTTCGTCAATATTCACCGTACTCTTAATTCTTTTTTTAGGTGGTGTTGCTGGTAACATGTGGATTTCAGGGCATGATGGTACTGCAGACACACTTCCTGTGGTAGTAAATCAAACTAATTATACTCCCGAAGATTATATGATTCAGAATAATCCAGAAAATACCACACAAGCCGTACAACAGAACACCACAACTCAAAACAATATTCAACCTACCCTGAATGTTAATAAAGACTCAAAATGCAGTTACTGTGGTGGAAACGGAAAAATAAAATGCCATTCCTGTGGTGGAATTGGTTTTTTAACCTGCAATGCCTGTGGCGGTGATGGATTACTGGAAAATGGTGAAAGCTGTCAATCCTGCGGGGGTCAGGGAAGAGTGGTTTGTATAAAATGCCAGGCCACAGGGTATATAACTTGTTCGCGGTGTGGTGGAACAGGGCATAAATAA
- a CDS encoding radical SAM protein, whose amino-acid sequence MDFSEISKKQEKEERIRKALSNYFKILNSKKLPRFKLASLIDAFDGHEDLNSINLGDMWLEHYRLLKEFNKQYSQKDETIEKVSVVPNYKINNKRITSQKKPGFSFLDLKIRIASELFKECRLCEKRCMVNRNMQTGECGVLEPKISSEFLHVGEEAQLVPSHTIFFAGCTLNCVFCQNWDISQNPNDGVFLSPEKLAEIIDNRHLRGSKNVNFVGGEPTPQIYFILQTMNLCNENIPIIWNSNFHMSKESMELLNGFVDLYLSDFKFGNDDCASRLSGGNDYWHITTRNHLLAKKSGDLIIRHLLLPGHFECCTKPILKWIYENLGSDIVVNIMGQYRPVYQADKYPEISRSINRDEIIKAIQYGEEIGLENII is encoded by the coding sequence TTGGATTTTTCAGAAATCTCTAAAAAACAGGAAAAAGAAGAGCGCATAAGAAAAGCTCTATCTAACTATTTTAAAATTTTAAATAGTAAAAAACTCCCCAGATTCAAGTTAGCCTCGCTTATAGATGCATTTGATGGACATGAAGATTTAAACTCTATTAATTTAGGGGATATGTGGCTGGAACACTACCGTCTTCTTAAAGAATTCAACAAACAGTATTCTCAAAAGGATGAAACCATAGAAAAAGTTTCAGTGGTACCTAACTACAAAATAAATAACAAAAGAATAACTTCTCAAAAAAAACCAGGGTTTTCTTTTCTTGATTTAAAAATCAGAATTGCATCTGAATTATTCAAAGAATGCAGGCTCTGCGAAAAAAGATGCATGGTTAATCGCAATATGCAAACCGGTGAATGTGGAGTACTTGAGCCGAAAATATCATCCGAATTTCTCCATGTAGGTGAAGAAGCTCAGTTAGTACCTAGTCACACCATATTCTTTGCAGGCTGCACATTAAACTGTGTATTCTGTCAAAATTGGGACATCTCCCAGAACCCGAACGATGGGGTATTTTTAAGTCCCGAAAAACTGGCTGAGATAATTGACAACCGCCACCTGAGAGGATCTAAAAATGTTAACTTTGTAGGGGGAGAACCAACACCCCAAATCTATTTTATTCTTCAAACCATGAACCTATGCAATGAAAACATCCCTATTATCTGGAACAGCAATTTTCACATGTCCAAAGAATCCATGGAGCTGCTAAATGGATTTGTGGATCTGTATTTAAGTGATTTCAAATTCGGAAACGATGATTGCGCATCACGGCTATCTGGAGGCAATGATTACTGGCATATAACTACGCGTAATCATCTCTTGGCTAAAAAATCAGGTGATTTAATTATAAGACACCTTCTTTTGCCGGGACATTTTGAATGCTGCACCAAACCTATTTTAAAATGGATATATGAAAATTTAGGCTCGGATATTGTAGTTAATATTATGGGGCAATACAGACCAGTTTATCAGGCGGACAAGTATCCTGAAATTTCTAGATCCATCAACCGAGATGAAATTATAAAAGCAATTCAATACGGCGAAGAGATTGGTCTAGAAAATATAATATAA
- a CDS encoding TldD/PmbA family protein: MMMDVALQALKYTEKYTDLAEIFVEKEQVLQLDIQNDKLDFAKEESTSGVGIRVILDGKMGFSYTSNPEEIKNTVERAISNSKANEKDENFTLSQPTKYKDIKGTYDEGINSLEVETALEFAQTMINTVKDAKCQPTSGGFSAVLSKMLILNSNGVSCQDKSTGFAGYLAVNAEKGDEKSTAYDSESSCFLNIDPEKLASKVCKLATDSIGGKPVETKDMDIIVDHHAGAGLLGTFINALNADNVLRGRSILADKVGEEVVSSNLSIYDNGTLEHGLNSSRCDGEGTASEKTSLIENGVLKGFIFDLYNASKAGAKSTGNGIRPSFAETPTISVTNVMVDYGTKTDLSELDDVILVTDVLGAHTANPISGDFSVEANNAFVVKNGEISHPVKKAMLSGNIFEALKKSEAMDSEIKQYGPFVMPQILLHDLRVVGQ; the protein is encoded by the coding sequence ATTATGATGGATGTAGCTTTACAGGCGCTTAAATATACAGAAAAATACACGGACCTGGCAGAAATATTTGTAGAAAAAGAACAGGTACTACAGTTGGATATTCAGAATGATAAATTAGATTTTGCAAAAGAAGAATCGACATCGGGAGTTGGAATTCGCGTTATCCTTGATGGTAAAATGGGGTTTTCATACACATCAAATCCTGAAGAGATAAAAAATACAGTTGAAAGAGCAATTTCTAATTCGAAAGCCAATGAAAAAGATGAAAATTTCACTTTATCACAACCAACAAAATATAAAGATATCAAAGGGACTTATGATGAGGGTATTAATTCTTTAGAAGTAGAGACTGCACTAGAATTTGCACAAACCATGATTAACACCGTAAAAGATGCAAAATGTCAACCAACATCTGGAGGATTTTCTGCTGTATTATCCAAGATGTTAATTTTAAATTCTAATGGAGTTAGTTGTCAGGATAAATCCACTGGATTTGCAGGATATCTGGCTGTAAATGCAGAAAAAGGTGATGAAAAATCTACGGCATATGATTCAGAGTCGTCCTGTTTTTTGAATATTGATCCCGAAAAACTGGCAAGTAAAGTTTGTAAACTGGCCACTGATTCTATTGGCGGAAAACCAGTAGAAACTAAGGACATGGATATAATTGTAGACCACCATGCAGGGGCTGGCCTTTTAGGGACTTTTATAAATGCATTAAATGCCGATAATGTTTTAAGAGGCAGATCAATCTTAGCAGATAAAGTAGGGGAAGAAGTAGTATCTTCTAATTTGAGTATTTATGATAATGGGACTTTAGAACATGGTTTAAATTCATCAAGATGTGATGGTGAAGGTACAGCTTCTGAAAAAACTTCATTAATAGAAAATGGTGTTTTGAAAGGATTCATATTTGATTTATATAATGCTTCAAAAGCCGGCGCTAAAAGCACTGGAAACGGTATCCGACCATCTTTTGCAGAAACCCCAACGATATCTGTTACTAATGTAATGGTTGATTATGGTACTAAAACTGATTTATCTGAACTGGACGATGTAATATTAGTTACTGATGTTTTAGGCGCCCACACAGCAAACCCCATATCCGGGGATTTCTCAGTAGAAGCAAACAATGCTTTTGTAGTTAAAAACGGTGAGATAAGCCACCCGGTAAAAAAAGCCATGCTTTCTGGAAATATATTCGAAGCACTCAAAAAATCGGAGGCAATGGATTCTGAAATTAAACAATACGGACCATTTGTAATGCCCCAAATTTTACTTCATGATTTAAGAGTGGTGGGTCAATAA